The following proteins are co-located in the Dermochelys coriacea isolate rDerCor1 chromosome 4, rDerCor1.pri.v4, whole genome shotgun sequence genome:
- the EGR4 gene encoding early growth response protein 4: MLSVMDFSCQDPLYCKYPEGCELKAGEQPGSGPQEQQLLAGQQREAAADFPGGEFTGSTLNGETADYFFLGGQPAPSLSYTGSFFIKAMPEQHHDQESLFNLMSGILGLSPFPASEGHQRQLDSLYSVPEALQNHLDLYSSCQPELNISVQPPFAEQGYPAFPTLENAPQVQTSPSLGSSSQCLFEAKLLENKQDIKIPPMAPSLDKFKVSCSQWEPLAQPQNYLPDGYPSSESFQPPESSQAMFHPLGSKIENALSVSCRAELNSLSEAPFSNNLASSCEPESFQNLGSQGQIPGDFGEAKIHNLPPQLMHEFESSLAQPEAVPSLMNPTELLHRHHAPSVPTADFLAHPSTSSADALISTNPNILTEPKKRTRKNKCSSKCFCPKPHEKSFACPVENCIRSFARSDELNRHLRIHTGHKPFQCRICLRNFSRSDHLTTHIRTHTGEKPFSCDICGRRFARSDEKKRHGKVHLKQKARTEEKLKGLGFYTVGLSFGTL; the protein is encoded by the exons ATGTTGAGCGTGATGGATTTCTCCTGCCAGGACCCGCTCTACTGCAAGTACCCGGAGGGCTGCGAGCTGAAGGCCGGAGAGCAGCCGGGCTCGGGCCCGCAGGAGCAGCAACTTCTGGCGGGGCAGCAGCGAGAGGCGGCGGCCGATTTCCCCGGAG GTGAATTCACGGGGTCCACACTAAACGGTGAAACTGCAGATTACTTCTTCCTCGGCGGCCAGCCCGCCCCCTCGCTCAGCTACACGGGCAGCTTTTTCATCAAGGCAATGCCAGAGCAGCATCACGACCAGGAATCCCTCTTCAACCTGATGTCGGGcatcctgggcctttctcctttccctgccTCCGAAGGCCACCAAAGACAACTGGACTCTCTTTACTCGGTCCCAGAAGCCCTTCAGAACCACTTGGACCTTTACTCCAGCTGCCAGCCGGAACTGAATATCTCTGTCCAGCCCCCTTTCGCTGAGCAGGGCTACCCCGCCTTCCCCACCCTGGAGAATGCGCCCCAAGTACAAACCTCCCCGAGTTTAGGAAGCTCTTCGCAGTGTCTCTTTGAGGCCAAACTGTTGGAAAACAAGCAGGACATTAAGATTCCCCCCATGGCTCCATCCCTGGACAAGTTTAAGGTTTCCTGTTCCCAATGGGAGCCACTCGCTCAACCTCAGAACTACTTGCCAGATGGCTACCCGTCCTCTGAGTCCTTCCAGCCCCCGGAAAGTAGCCAGGCCATGTTCCACCCCCTCGGATCCAAAATCGAAAACGCCTTGTCCGTCAGCTGCCGGGCAGAGCTCAACAGCCTGTCTGAAGCCCCCTTCAGCAACAACTTGGCTTCCAGTTGCGAGCCCGAAAGCTTCCAGAATCTCGGCAGCCAGGGGCAAATCCCCGGCGACTTCGGTGAGGCAAAGATCCACAACCTCCCCCCGCAGTTAATGCACGAGTTCGAATCCTCCTTGGCTCAACCTGAGGCCGTTCCAAGCTTAATGAATCCAACCGAGCTCCTCCACCGCCACCATGCCCCGTCAGTCCCTACCGCAGACTTCCTGGCCCATCCTTCGACCTCCTCAGCCGACGCTTTAATCTCCACCAACCCCAACATCCTAACCGAGCCAAAGAAGAGGACCCGCAAGAACAAATGCTCCTCCAAATGcttctgccccaagccccacgaGAAATCCTTCGCCTGCCCCGTGGAGAACTGCATCAGGAGCTTCGCCAGGTCGGACGAGCTCAACCGGCACCTCCGGATCCACACCGGCCACAAGCCTTTCCAGTGCCGCATCTGCCTGCGGAACTTCAGCCGCAGCGACCACCTCACCACCCACATCCGGACGCACACCGGGGAGAAGCCCTTCTCCTGTGACATCTGTGGCCGCCGGTTTGCCAGGAGCGACGAGAAGAAGAGACACGGCAAGGTCCACCTGAAGCAGAAAGCGAGGACCGAGGAGAAGCTCAAGGGCCTCGGCTTCTATACGGTGGGGCTGTCATTCGGGACACTCTAA